Proteins encoded by one window of Anticarsia gemmatalis isolate Benzon Research Colony breed Stoneville strain chromosome 15, ilAntGemm2 primary, whole genome shotgun sequence:
- the LOC142978915 gene encoding uncharacterized protein LOC142978915 yields MKVFILGLVLAAVVIVECGHTFMGTSVMRQEVYHKDARYPSKMFQKRIEYFNYTLPYSTSRYGSRIQGILAYDLTHSGASANVTAGGLGFNYVNIRMKSDRARELHYDIYIYS; encoded by the exons ATGAAGGTCTTCATCTTAGGCTTAGTTTTAGCCGCAGTAGTTATTGTGGAGTGCGGTCATACATTTATGGGGACCAGTGTAATGAGACAAGAGGTGTACCACAAGGATGCCCGCTATCCTTCCAAGATGTTCCAGAAAAGGATTGAGTATTTCAACTATACTCTGCCTTATTCTACTAGCAGATATGGTAGTAGGATTCAG gGTATCCTAGCGTACGATTTGACGCACTCCGGCGCATCGGCTAACGTGACAGCTGGCGGACTCGGCTTCAACTATGTCAACATTCGTATGAAGAGCGACCGCGCTAGAGAACTGCATTATGACATCTACATCTACagttaa
- the LOC142978786 gene encoding uncharacterized protein LOC142978786, whose protein sequence is MKVYALVLLVAAVAIVECGHTFLGTNVNRPMVYHHQAEYGSKVFRKRVENLYYMLPQVPSNFGRSIQGILAYDQTHSSASVNVTSGGLGYNFVNLRMKSERGTKLHYDVYIYA, encoded by the exons ATGAAGGTGTACGCTTTAGTTTTATTGGTAGCGGCTGTGGCCATTGTGGAGTGTGGTCATACTTTCCTAGGTACGAATGTTAATAGGCCTATGGTGTATCATCACCAAGCTGAATACGGATCAAAGGTGTTCAGGAAACGGGTTGAGAACTTGTACTATATGCTGCCTCAAGTACCTTCGAATTTCGGAAGATCGATCCAG GGTATTCTGGCATACGACCAAACTCACTCGTCGGCATCTGTAAACGTGACTTCGGGAGGCCTCGGCTACAACTTCGTCAATCTTCGTATGAAGAGCGAACGTGGAACTAAACTGCACTACGATGTTTACATCTACGCTTAA
- the LOC142979054 gene encoding uncharacterized protein LOC142979054 produces the protein MYDSGIFVFGAKTFFEDTKRHAIFTLPLEIIWKIFSYLDDISLCAVGHAHKKWARIISANRKLRNRLNKFELAIKLGSASLATFYRKNKRKMRKLRGKNYLPLCKTTVISTEKVVLKNKRGPEECVVYTKRFKLF, from the exons ATGTACGACAGTGGAATTTTCGTGTTTGGAGCAAAAACATTTTTCGAAGATACAAAGAGACATGCCATATTTACTTTGCCGTTGGAGattatttggaaaatattttc ttactTAGACGACATTTCGCTATGTGCCGTGGGACACGCACACAAAAAATGGGCGCGAATTATATCAGCCAACAGGAAACTAAGAAATCGGCTCAATAAATTCGAACTGGCAATTAAATTGGGTTCTGCAAGCCTGGCaacattttatagaaaaaataaaagaaaaatgagGAAGCTAAGGGGGAAAAATTATTTACCACTCTGCAAAACTACAG ttattTCTACAGAAAAAgttgtattgaaaaataaaagggGACCAGAGGAATGTGTTGTCTACACAAaacgatttaaattattttga
- the LOC142978914 gene encoding acyl-coenzyme A thioesterase 13-like: MASSAKGLRLLKVLENMKKSAPSFDVKTVMSKMDLKSAGEGVLKGSFTIEPSMCNVGGSLHGGYISSVIDVFSFYSQLSHPEGRLSWTTTMNIVYLGQALQGETVDVEAKPIKSGNLTIVQTSLQNAKGNILAKGTTTFIAGSEKYQKAFKDYTNFDVYEK, from the exons ATGGCATCAAGTGCAAAAGGTTTGCGGCTCTTGAAGGTGttggaaaatatgaaaaaaagtgCACCGTCGTTTGATGTAAAGACTGTTATGAGCAAG ATGGATTTAAAATCAGCCGGCGAAGGTGTACTGAAGGGGTCATTTACTATCGAGCCTTCGATGTGCAACGTCGGTGGATCTCTCCACGGAGGTTACATCTCCAGTGTAATCGACGTCTTCTCGTTTTACTCACAACTCAGCCACCCTGAAGGAAGATTGTCGTGGACCACCACCATGAATATTGT TTACCTTGGACAGGCTCTACAGGGGGAAACTGTTGACGTAGAAGCGAAACCTATAAAAAGTGGCAATCTGACAATTGTTCAAACATCCCTTCAAAACgcaaaaggaaatattttagcaaaagGAACAACTACTTTCATTGCTGGCAgcgaaaaatatcaaaaagcaTTTAAAGATTATACTAACTTCGATGTATATGAAAAATGA